In Dromaius novaehollandiae isolate bDroNov1 chromosome 3, bDroNov1.hap1, whole genome shotgun sequence, the following are encoded in one genomic region:
- the PPIL6 gene encoding probable inactive peptidyl-prolyl cis-trans isomerase-like 6 produces MPTGGCRSAAGTTQEGIPWLRPRHPCPRIPAGATGREKHGVSPVAWHVPQERRPAAPRVAMEQQPQQQAAAAAGGGVRGAMGPRELQRLEVVGQIREPAFHVAKRTAEALKLKFPSKFADPTVLPLFEFAWHQYLQEKKKELRGEMWAYGAPVMCFVGGQLLGDEQQLLHWAHHKWDHRDFASPALYQAITEDFCTKHMKNSQHVFVYLDIAVQEQPIGRLLFELFSDACPKTCENFRVLCTGGWRSSSSGLKLAYRNSIFHRIVKNGWIQGGDIVAGRGDGGESIYGPTFEDENFSIRHNKRGILGMANKGRHSNGSQFYITLQPAPYLDKKHVAFGQLIEGTETLQKLEAVSTYNERPVEECKIINCGAFEP; encoded by the exons ATGCCAACGGGAGGCTGCAGAAGCGCTGCAGGCACAACTCAGGAAGGGATCCCCTGGCTTCGCCCACGTCACCCATGTCCGCGGATCCCAGCGGGCGCCACGGGGAGGGAAAAGCACGGTGTTTCACCAGTGGCTTGGCACGTTCCCCAGGAGCGGCGTCCTGCGGCGCCCCGCGTTGCCATGGAGCAGCAGCCACAGCAacaagctgcagctgcagccggcGGTGGGGTGCGGGGGGCCATGGGTCCCCGGGAGCTGCAGCGCCTGGAGGTGGTGGGGCAGATCAGGGAGCCAGCTTTCCACGTGGCCAAGCGCACGGCGGAG GCTCTGAAGCTGAAGTTTCCGAGCAAGTTTGCAGACCCCACAGTACTTCCTCTGTTTGAGTTTGCCTGGCATCAAtatttacaggagaaaaagaag GAGCTGCGAGGGGAGATGTGGGCGTACGGGGCACCGGTGATGTGCTTCGTGGGCGGCCAGCTGCTGGGCgacgagcagcagctgctccactGGGCCCACCACAAGTGGGACCACCGCGATTTTGCATCCCCGGCACTTTACCAGGCTATCACGGAGGACTTCTGCACCAAGCACATGAAAAATAGCCAG CATGTGTTTGTGTACTTGGATATAGCTGTTCAGGAACAGCCCATTGGAAGACTCTTATTTGAG CTCTTCTCTGATGCGTGTCCCAAAACGTGCGAGAATTTCCGCGTGTTGTGCACCGGGGGCTGGAGGTCGTCTTCCAGCGGTCTCAAGCTCGCCtacagaaattccatttttcaTCGAATTGTAAAAAATGGATGGATCCAAGGAGGAG ACATAGTAGCTGGAAGAGGAGACGGAGGAGAATCAATTTATGGTCCCACCTTTGAAG ATGAAAACTTCTCCATCCGTCACAACAAAAGAGGGATCCTGGGCATGGCCAACAAGGGCCGCCACAGCAATGGCTCGCAGTTCTACATCACTCTCCAGCCAGCTCCCTACCTGGACAAAAAACACGTGGCTTTTGG GCAACTGATTGAAGGCACGGAGACTCTTCAGAAACTGGAAGCCGTGTCCACGTACAACGAAAGGCCTGTTGAAGAATGTAAGATTATTAACTGTGGGGCCTTTGAACCATGA
- the ZBTB24 gene encoding zinc finger and BTB domain-containing protein 24 encodes MAETAPDASEKLVVIHSKAHKDTILANFEEQRKKDFLCDITLIVENVQFRAHKALLAASSEYFSMMFVDEGEIGQSIYMLEGMVADTFGALLEFIYTGYLHASEKRTEQILATAQLLKVNDLLWAYTDYQASHSPSNALPAPSNSGASVAVTANDMKNGDPPKRKRGRPRKVKNAQEEKSGANSAEDVQLRENNSMQNKQNFMKKDIAAEETVVSEQAPVRKDVEETERACSSEDAVALSAEKDENYDPKSEGVQDTQSRYSKRRIKRSIKLKDYKLLGDEDEKGLAKRTDGKKKRTGSEARCKDCGKVFKYNHFLAIHQRSHTGERPFKCSECGKGFSQKHSLQVHERMHTGERPYTCTVCSKALTTKHSLLEHMSLHTGQKAFTCDQCGKYFSQKRQLKSHYRVHTGHSLPECNQCRRKFMDAAQLKKHLRTHTGEKPFTCEICGKSFTAKSSLQTHIRIHRGEKPYSCGICGKSFSDSSAKRRHCILHTGKKPFSCPECSLQFARLDNLKSHLKIHSKEKQFQEASSAPSSNTNSEEVRNILQLQQYQLATSGGQEIQLLVTDAVHNINFMPSHSQGISIVTAENAPNMSTEQAANLTLLAQPPQQLQNLLLSAQQDQAEQIQSINMMANQIETAQPEQMHVITLSKEALEHLHAHQGQNEEIHLAGSLHPAQHMQLTQESSQQSHSSQDTVSSHQISDEQNQNVHVSESHQQSLSVSESSHEHPIQDQAF; translated from the exons ATGGCTGAAACAGCTCCCGATGCATCTGAGAAACTGGTTGTCATTCACTCCAAAGCTCACAAAGATACCATTCTAGCTAATTTtgaagaacaaaggaagaaagattttctttgtgACATTACTCTGATAGTGGAGAATGTTCAGTTCAGAGCCCATAAAGCTTTGCTTGCTGCCAGCAGTGAATACTTTTCAATGATGTTTGTAGATGAGGGTGAAATAGGGCAGTCAATTTACATGTTGGAGGGAATGGTTGCAGACACTTTTGGGGCACTGCTAGAATTTATCTACACTGGTTATCTCCATGCCAGTGAAAAACGCACAGAACAAATTCTAGCTACTGCACAGCTTCTAAAAGTGAACGACTTGCTATGGGCCTACACAGACTATCAGGCCAGCCATAGCCCAAGTAATGCATTACCAGCTCCATCTAACAGTGGAGCTTCAGTAGCTGTTACTGCAAATGACATGAAAAATGGAGATCCACCAAAGCGAAAACGAGGGCGACCGAGGAAAGTCAAGAATGCCcaagaagaaaaatcaggagCAAATTCTGCTGAAGATGTGCAACTGAGAGAGAATAATTccatgcaaaataaacaaaattttatgaaaaaagacATTGCAGCAGAAGAAACAGTTGTCAGCGAACAGGCCCCTGTGAGGAAAGATGTGGAAGAAACTGAACGTGCTTGCAGCTCAGAAGATGCTGTGGCTCTGTCAGCTGAGAAAGATGAGAATTATGATCCCAAATCTGAAGGAGTACAGGACACCCAGAGCCGTTACAGCAAACGCAGAATAAAGAGATCAATCAAACTAAAAGATTACAAACTTCTTGGTGATGAGGATGAAAAAGGACTGGCAAAGAgaactgatgggaaaaaaaaacgtACAGGTTCTGAAGCTCGCTGTAAAGACTGTGGcaaagtatttaaatataatCACTTTTTAGCTATTCATCAAAGAAGTCATACAG GGGAGCGCCCTTTTAAGTGCAGTGAATGTGGCAAAGGCTTTTCCCAGAAGCACTCTCTTCAAGTTCATGAGCGGATGCACACTGGAGAGCGGCCATACACGTGCACAGTCTGCAGTAAGGCTCTAACGACAAAACATTCTCTTCTGGAGCATATGAGCCTACATACGG GGCAGAAGGCTTTTACATGCGATCAGTGCGGGAAATACTTCAGCCAAAAGAGACAGCTCAAGAGTCATTATCGAGTACATACAG GCCATTCATTGCCGGAATGTAACCAGTGTCGTCGCAAATTCATGGATGCAGCTCAGTTAAAGAAACATCTAAGGACACATACAG GTGAGAAGCCATTCACCTGTGAAATTTGTGGCAAATCATTCACAGCTAAAAGTTCTCTTCAGACTCACATTAGAATTCACAG AGGAGAAAAGCCATATTCTTGTGGTATATGTGGAAAATCCTTCTCTGATTCCAGTGCTAAAAGAAGGCACTGTATCTTACATACAGGCAAAAAGCCTTTCTCCTGCCCAGAATGTAGTTTGCAGTTTGCCCGTCTGGACAATCTGAAGTCTCATTTGAAAATTCACAGCAAGGAAAAGCAGTTTCAGGAGGCCAGCAGTGCTCCAAGCAGCAACACTAATTCAGAAGAGGTGAGAAACATTCTTCAGCTGCAGCAGTATCAACTTGCCACCTCTGGAGGACAGGAAATTCAGCTACTGGTTACGGATGCGGTACATAATATAAACTTCATGCCTAGTCATAGTCAAGGTATTAGTATCGTTACTGCAGAAAATGCTCCAAATATGTCAACAGAGCAGGCTGCTAATCTCACGCTGCTTGCCCAGCCACCACAGCAGTTGCAGAACTTGTTGCTTTCAGCTCAGCAGGATCAAGCAGAACAAATCCAAAGTATCAATATGATGGCAAACCAAATTGAGACTGCCCAGCCTGAACAAATGCATGTTATCACTCTTTCCAAGGAAGCCCTAGAACATCTCCATGCTCATCAAGGACAAAATGAAGAAATCCACTTAGCAGGATCTTTGCATCCAGCTCAGCACATGCAGCTGACTCAGGAATCAAGTCAACAATCTCACTCTAGCCAAGATACAGTCTCTTCCCATCAAATCAGTGATGAACAGAACCAAAACGTACATGTTTCTGAATCCCATCAGCAATCGCTGTCAGTAAGTGAGTCATCTCACGAACATCCTATTCAAGACCAGGctttttga
- the CD164 gene encoding sialomucin core protein 24, which yields MGRMPALPVTALCLAALCGLAAATVTATATVLATSGGAGAPLSTVAPTTDLSTNATTASTNATTASTNATTASTNATTASTNATTAHTTIANVTNATTHAPLSTTASSSTTKTTSIPGTSATVTPAPSPRKSTFDAASFIGGIVLVLGLQAVIFFLYKFCKSKDRNYHTL from the exons atgGGCCGGATGCCCGCGCTCCCGGTGACTGCTCTCTGCCTGGCCGCGCTCTGCGGCTTGGCGGCGGCGACGGTGACGGCGACGGCGACGGTGCTCGCGACGAGCGGTGGGGCGGGCGCCCCCCTTTCGACCGTTG CTCCGACAACTGATCTTTCTACCAATGCTACTACAGCCTCTACCAATGCTACTACAGCCTCTACCAATGCTACTACAGCCTCTACCAATGCTACTACAGCCTCTACCAATGCTACTACGGCTCATACTACTATAG CTAACGTCACTAATGCAACTACACATGCTCCTCTGTCTACAACTGCCAGTTCTTCAACCACCAAAACAACCAGTATACCAG GTACAAGTGCTACTGTGACTCCTGCACCTTCTCCACGCAAATCTACATTTGATGCTGCAAGTTTCATAGGTGGAATTGTCCTTGTGCTGGGTCTGCAGgctgtaattttctttctgtacaaATTCTGCAAGTCGAAAGACCGAAACTACCACACGCTTTAG